The following DNA comes from Peribacillus sp. FSL E2-0218.
GAATGCTGGGCAAGCAGTTGACGGGCTGATCATGACTATAAACGACGCGCATCAAATGGGCGAAGATATCATTCCCCATCACTTCCGGACGGGGGACTGTCGACTGCCAAAGGCAATAGATAAGAAAACAAATTAGCTTCCCCGATACTAAACTGCCTAATGCCACAAAATAGTGTTTCCGGTCAACGAAACAATAGTAAATCAGCAATCCATAAATATACGGATACCACAATAAATATGGCACGACAAATTCTTTAATAAAAGGAATCTCTCCATCTATCATTGTCGTAACATCGACAGCATGACCTGACGATTGATTGATGATTGAATAAATGGAACTAGTAACCACCAACAGCAATAAATACCATAGCGGGTGTAAAGGTAAAATAGATTTGTTTTTCATAGTTTGCGCCGACTTTCAATATTATGGTTATTTTCCAAGGATTATTATACTACATTTCTCGTTTAATGGACGCTTTATATGCAAATGTTAATGATTCCCTTGAACTACTGCTGCGCCAGATTTCCCATCCTTCCGAATGTCCGAAGCAAAAGCCATGGTCAGCTGCCATGGCTTTGCATGCTAGATTTTGTGATGACGTTTTTTCGATACATACGTCAAGGTAATAAAGATGTAAATGCAAAGGGTAATCATCGTGACGATCATCGACGTCGTGAAAATGATGCCGATCAAAATCATCAGTAATGCGATAATTGCAGCCCAGGTCGTATAGGGGAACCATTTGACCGCATAGGCACTTGGTTTTCCTTGTTGCTGCTTACGTGACTTCAAATGGGCGAAGGCGATGATCAACCAAATGAACAAGACCGTGTATCCTAGCGATCCCATCAAGAAATCGAAGGTCTTGCTGCCGGCAAATAAGGAAATCAATACACCGATATATAAAGCGGACGTACACATTAGAATTGCGTATACCGGGACCTTCTTCTTGGATAAGCGGGAGAAGATTTTCGGGATGCGACCGTCCACGGCTTGTGTATACAGGACTCGGGATGAACCATATAACCCTGAGTTCATCGATGAGATGATCGCCAGTAAAACAACGGCGTTCATAATGTGATCGGCGCCTGGAATCCCTATCATTTGAAAGACCATCACGAACGGACTTTCCGGTACACCGTTCACCTCGTTCCAAGGAATCAAGCTGACGATGATGAAAAATGGGATGATATAGAAGGAAATGATCCGTATCAATGTACTGCGAACCGCTTTTGGAACCACTTTTTCAGGATTTTTCGTTTCCGCCAATGTGACCCCGATAATTTCCGTGCCACCATATGAATAGATGACCACCAACATCGCCGTGATCAATCCCTTCGATCCATTCGGGAAGAAACCGCCGTTGTCAGTCAAGTTGGAAAAACCGACTGCAGCATGGTCGCCAAACGTTACAAGCAATAACAATAAACCAGCCAGGATGA
Coding sequences within:
- a CDS encoding phosphatase PAP2 family protein, which codes for MKNKSILPLHPLWYLLLLVVTSSIYSIINQSSGHAVDVTTMIDGEIPFIKEFVVPYLLWYPYIYGLLIYYCFVDRKHYFVALGSLVSGKLICFLIYCLWQSTVPRPEVMGNDIFAHLMRVVYSHDQPVNCLPSIHVLTTFIMMIVVHKRREQHKWEHAGVTAFGTLIILSTLFTKQHAVLDVLAGILLACGMYAAIQYMFQAISTYQANHFPARQMKK
- a CDS encoding amino acid permease, producing METDKRNLQRTMTSRHITMMALGGAIGAGLFKGSSSAIDMAGPAVILAYLIGGIILLFIMQGLAEMAVANSGARTFRDLVQSILGKYPAYFLDWIYWKMWVLNITAESIVAAIFIQYWLPGYPIWMLALAVSVLVTAVNLLSVKVFAETEYWLALIKITVIIVFILAGLLLLLVTFGDHAAVGFSNLTDNGGFFPNGSKGLITAMLVVIYSYGGTEIIGVTLAETKNPEKVVPKAVRSTLIRIISFYIIPFFIIVSLIPWNEVNGVPESPFVMVFQMIGIPGADHIMNAVVLLAIISSMNSGLYGSSRVLYTQAVDGRIPKIFSRLSKKKVPVYAILMCTSALYIGVLISLFAGSKTFDFLMGSLGYTVLFIWLIIAFAHLKSRKQQQGKPSAYAVKWFPYTTWAAIIALLMILIGIIFTTSMIVTMITLCIYIFITLTYVSKKRHHKI